One Salvelinus sp. IW2-2015 linkage group LG4q.2, ASM291031v2, whole genome shotgun sequence DNA window includes the following coding sequences:
- the LOC111963144 gene encoding cell cycle control protein 50A: protein MMASNYNAKEEDGHQPAAIGHGGAETVKNKKPDNTAFKQQRLPAWQPILTAGTVLPAFFVIGLIFIPIGIGLFVTSNNIKELEIDYTGVDMSSPCYNCSQSYSWNSTKPCTCSVPFSLDQPFESNVFMYYGLSNFYQNHRRYVKSRDDSQLNGDKASLKSPSKECEPYRTSDEKPIAPCGAIANSLFNDTLELYYIDPNGSRTAIPLVKKGIAWWTDKHVKFRNPSGNDNNLTVVFQGTSKPVNWRKSVYELDPSDPDNNGFINEDFIVWMRTAALPTFRKLYRIIHKKPNMTPTLPLGQYILEVTYNYPVRSFEGRKRMILSTISWMGGKNPFLGIAYITVGSVCFFLGIVLLIIHHKYGNRNHSADIPS from the exons ATGATGGCGTCTAACTACAACGCTAAGGAAGAGGACGGGCACCAACCTGCTGCTATTGGCCATGGAGGAGCAGAAACTGTGAAAAATAAAAAGCCGGACAACACTGCGTTCAAACAACAAAGACTACCCGCTTGGCAACCTATTTTGACAGCCGGCACTGTTCTTCCTGCTTTCTTTGTCATTGGTCTCATCTTTATCCCAATCGGCATTGGCCTATTCGTGACATCAAACAACATCAAAGAGTTAGAG ATCGATTACACTGGTGTTGACATGTCAAGTCCGTGCTATAACTGCTCTCAAAGTTACAGCTGGAACAGCACAAAGCCATGCACCTGCTCTGTTCCCTTCTCTCTGGATCAACCATTTGAG AGCAACGTGTTTATGTACTACGGATTGTCAAACTTCTATCAGAATCACAGACGCTATGTGAAGTCCAGAGATGACAGCCAGTTGAACGGAGACAAAGCTTCTCTGAAG AGCCCCAGCAAGGAATGTGAGCCGTACCGCACCAGTGACGAAAAGCCTATTGCTCCATGTGGTGCAATCGCCAACAGCCTCTTCAATG ACACTCTGGAGCTGTATTACATTGACCCCAATGGCTCCAGAACTGCGATTCCTCTGGTGAAGAAGGGTATTGCATGGTGGACAGACAAGCATGTGAAGTTTAGGAACCCCAGTGGAAATGACAACAACCTCACTGTAGTTTTCCAAG GCACAAGCAAACCTGTCAACTGGAGGAAGTCTGTCTATGAGCTGGACCCTTCAGACCCTGACAACAATGGCTTCATCAATGAGGATTTCATTGTGTGGATGAGGACAGCTGCCCTGCCCACCTTCCGTAAGCTGTACCGCATCATCCATAAGAAGCCCAACATGACCCCGACTCTGCCCCTAGGACAATACATCCTGGAGGTCACCTACA ATTATCCTGTGCGGAGCTTCGAGGGCAGGAAGCGTATGATCCTGAGCACCATCTCCTGGATGGGCGGCAAGAACCCCTTCCTGGGCATCGCTTACATCACTGTGGGCTCAGTCTGCTTCTTCCTGGGCATCGTCCTCCTCATCATCCACCACAAATATGGCAACCGTAACCACAGTGCAGACATTCCCAGCTAA